Proteins co-encoded in one Quercus robur chromosome 8, dhQueRobu3.1, whole genome shotgun sequence genomic window:
- the LOC126696033 gene encoding uncharacterized protein LOC126696033, producing the protein MNTLRSFHLLILVFTFSASAFAFNMPRLGTLPITMQHEPQTISSISHPEDFKTYYYNQKLDHFNYRLDSYTTFKQRYVINYRYWGGANASAPIFAYLGAEFPLDEEFPNIGFLSGNAPRFKALQVYIEHRYYGESVPFGSTKAALKNESIRGYFNSAQAIADYAAVLLHIKKNLSAENSPIIVIGGSYGGMHAAWFRLKYPHIALGASFFSSNPETSEGCYKTIQKSWAEIDRVASEPHGLSTLSKRFNTCK; encoded by the exons ATGAATACTCTTAGATCATTTCATCTGCTCATTCTAGTTTTCACATTTTCTGCTTCTGCTTTTGCTTTTAACATGCCAAGGCTTGGAACCCTACCGATAACAATGCAGCATGAACCCCAAACAATATCTTCAATATCCCACCCTGAAGATTTCAAAACATACTATTACAACCAAAAACTGGACCACTTCAACTATAGGCTTGATAGCTACACCACTTTCAAACAAAGATATGTGATCAACTATAGGTATTGGGGTGGAGCAAATGCGAGTGCACCAATATTTGCGTATCTTGGCGCAGAATTTCCCTTGGATGAGGAATTTCCAAATATTGGATTTCTCAGTGGTAATGCCCCCAGGTTTAAGGCTCTCCAAGTATACATAGAG CATCGGTACTATGGAGAATCAGTACCATTTGGATCAACGAAAGCGGCTTTGAAAAATGAAAGCATTCGGGGTTATTTCAACTCAGCTCAGGCTATAGCCGATTATGCTGCTGTGCTCTTACACATAAAGAAAAACTTATCTGCAGAAAATTCTCCGATAATTGTTATTGGAGGTTCCTACGGTGGAA TGCATGCTGCATGGTTTCGGCTAAAGTATCCTCACATTGCCCTTGGAGCTAGCTTCTTCAGCTCCAATCCT GAAACTAGTGAAGGTTGCTACAAAACCATACAGAAATCATGGGCTGAAATTGACAGAGTCGCTTCAGAGCCTCATGGTCTTTCAACCCTTAGCAAGCGATTTAATACTTGCAAGTAA